The following are from one region of the Nymphaea colorata isolate Beijing-Zhang1983 chromosome 7, ASM883128v2, whole genome shotgun sequence genome:
- the LOC116257124 gene encoding uncharacterized protein LOC116257124, with product MKKSRQLEKDDHNQRAATSSSSQIPSQFAEEAIFAAASFWTVEAAFGRVDGVLRTSTGYFGGIRRKPTYREVQNVSNANTGHTEAVKIVYDKRSVSFTSLCEVFWDTHDPTSKEFLQFGLSTHLRSAIFYANEGERKEAMQSKVRRQMKLNRRIVTAILPGHSLEFFLAENFHQKYYLQKRHIRLCECLNLRSTEQFVDSHVACKLNGYLGGDPANVDENKEQLQRLIDGNDISLDAKNMLDAVFFKKTRIIC from the exons ATGAAAAAGTCAAGGCAG CTTGAGAAGGACGACCATAACCAAAGAGCGGCCACCAGCTCTTCCTCACAGATCCCGTCCCAGTTTGCAGAAGAAGCAATTTTTGCAGCAG CAAGTTTTTGGACGGTGGAGGCCGCATTTGGGCGTGTAGATGGAGTTTTAAGAACATCAACTGGTTACTTTGGGGGCATCCGGAGGAAGCCTACCTACAGAGAAGTGCAAAAT GTCTCTAATGCGAACACAGGCCACACAGAGGCAGTGAAGATTGTTTATGACAAAAGAAGCGTCTCATTTACATCCCTTTGTGAGGTTTTCTGGGATACACACGATCCCACAAGCAAAGAGTTTCTG CAATTTGGACTTAGCACACATCTTAGATCTGCAATATTTTACGCCaatgaaggagagagaaaggaagctATGCAATCAAAGGTCAGAAGGCAAATGAAACTCAACAGAAGAATAGTCACGGCGATTCTTCCGGGTCATTCCTTAGAATTTTTCCTTGCTGAGAATTTCCATCAAAAGTACTATTTGCAGAAACGCCACATTAGACTTTGTGAATGTCTCAATCTGAGGAGCACGGAGCAATTTGTAGACTCACATGTTGCCTGCAAACTCAACGG TTATTTGGGAGGAGATCCTGCTAACGTTGACGAAAACAAAGAACAGCTGCAGAGATTGATAGATGGTAATGATATTTCTCTGGACGCAAAGAATATGTTGGACgctgttttttttaaaaaaacgcgtattatatGCTGA